A part of Cannabis sativa cultivar Pink pepper isolate KNU-18-1 chromosome 6, ASM2916894v1, whole genome shotgun sequence genomic DNA contains:
- the LOC115724775 gene encoding uncharacterized protein LOC115724775 produces the protein MVRYTLLNPVLKSDNKRKSFFPSFRKQSTEEDILVPEQGSQRRWRLPKLGRNVSKEPEETFTFEFSDKLVPEHKKKIKCRTCDNDISEEGGSLSGCKFCNNLRQNLQRRSIKRPFHSFHPLKLCTDNSQTFICNSCHKMHENVDMYFTCNQCDFFMDVNCMRMPQQTEYDDFESGKLIQHPTHQHRMPLIKDGSIDDDVSCFVCRLKCSGEVCYGCKRCDYFLHESCAQLPPQIYGSSFHNEHPLCFHTSNRAFRSCKSCKKDNLIFTYECGKCDSILCVNCASTIPHGVKFDYHEHPLYLHQRTDEDHNLILECDWYDSYCKRPTLINSEEFNCTKSYIFWCAKCDFKVHMLCGLLPKSITCEYHMHPLVLVDLAIENEFGEYGCDICERERDPRFCVYFCEDCKFVAHVHCLTSQIMNVLEGDLENVELHTVGEMKLSNELNKLWVAEKEKGRSVSTLMDLLYQVSEDEKEWLADHFHWDDNKNKTLLATNERTTDIEEVLRFSNFTGSQQFMSVLFDEFRSSFQKTKFEMKSTDLSLRVVHFKGYLIPLNLGTVLNSILDKYGDIGGKSSKFSPAMKSIGIFFTCKMLKQMNSTLVADINKHLLRDWYFYIVFAKEIMEFEVEFLEVSLKKITQVFFCQEVSKLLGMDISSFIQSKMAELENEKAECKVVLKKFNEFQESSSSNEYLKERLNEGLKLKWRTAGEVNFKFHN, from the exons ATGGTCAGATATACATTACTCAACCCTGTACTCAAGTCTGACAATAAACGTAAAAGTTTCTTCCCATCTTTTCGAAAACAATCAACAGAAGaagatatattggtgccagaacAGGGGTCACAGCGAAGATGGAGATTGCCAAAACTGGGACGAAATGTGTCGAAGGAGCCCGAAGAAACTTTTACGTTTGAGTTCTCTGATAAATTGGTGCCAGAACACAAAAAAAAGATCAAATGTCGTACATGTGATAATGATATTTCCGAAGAAGGTGGTTCTTTATCTGGATGCAAATTCTGCAATAACTTGCGCCAAAACCTACAACGCCGTTCAATCAAGCGCCCCTTTCATTCTTTCCACCCACTCAAACTTTGCACCGATAATTCTCAGACCTTTATATGCAACTCTTGCCATAAAATGCATGAAAATGTTGATATGTATTTTACATGCAATCAATGTGATTTCTTCATGGACGTGAATTGCATGCGCATGCCCCAACAAACTGAGTATGATGATTTTGAAAGTGGAAAGCTCATTCAACATCCAACACATCAACATCGAATGCCACTTATAAAAGACGGATCAATTGATGATGATGTCAGTTGCTTTGTATGCCGTTTGAAATGCTCAGGTGAAGTTTGTTATGGATGCAAACGTTGTGATTATTTTTTGCATGAGTCGTGTGCACAATTACCACCTCAAATTTATGGTTCTTCTTTTCATAATGAACACCCTTTATGCTTTCACACTTCTAATCGTGCATTTCGTTCTTGCAAGTCATGCAAAAAAGATAATCTTATCTTCACTTATGAATGTGGTAAATGTGATTCTATTTTATGTGTGAATTGTGCCTCTACAATTCCACATGGTGTGAAGTTCGATTATCATGAGCATCCTCTTTACCTTCACCAAAGAACAGATGAGGATCATAATCTAATATTGGAGTGTGATTGGTATGATTCCTATTGCAAAAGGCCTACACTCATTAATTCTGAGGAATTCAATTGTACAAAATCGTACATATTTTGGTGTGCAAAATGCGATTTCAAAGTTCACATGCTATGTGGTTTGTTACCTAAATCTATTACTTGTGAATATCACATGCATCCTCTTGTTCTCGTTGATTTGGCTATTGAAAATGAGTTTGGAGAATACGGTTGTGATATTTGCGAACGTGAAAGAGATCCACGATTTTGTGTATATTTTTGTGAAGATTGCAAGTTCGTTGCTCATGTGCACTGTCTAACTTCTCag ATTATGAATGTGTTAGAAGGAGATCTGGAAAATGTGGAACTTCATACTGTTGGGGAGATGAAATTGTCCAATGAGTTAAACAAACTTTGGGTTGCAGAAAAAGAGAAAGGTCGTTCAGTATCGACCTTAATGGATTTACTATACCAAGTATCAGAAGATGAGAAAGAATGGCTGGCAGATCATTTTCACTGGGATGATAATAAGAACAAAACCTTATTAGCTACTAATGAACGTACCACCGACATTGAAGAGGTTCTtcgattttctaattttactggGAGCCAACAATTTATGTCCGTACTTTTTGATGAGTTTCGTtccagttttcagaaaacaaagttcgAAATGAAATCCACAGATTTATCATTGagagttgttcattttaaaggTTATTTAATACCTCTGAATTTGGGCACTGTTTTGAATAGTATACTTGACAAGTATGGTGATATTGGCGGAAAGTCTTCGAAATTCTCCCCAGCTATGAAGAGCATAGGCATTTTCTTCACATGTAAAATGCTTAAACAAATGAATTCGACTTTGGTTGCTGACATCAATAAACATCTTCTTCGAGATTGGTATTTCTACATAGTATTTGCCAAAGAGATTATGGAGTTTGAAGTGGAATTTTTGGAAGTGTCTCTAAAGAAGATCACACAAGTTTTCTTTTGTCAAGAAGTTAGTAAGTTACTTGGTATGGACATTTCGTCATTTATACAAAGTAAGATGGCTGAGCTTGAAAATGAAAAGGCAGAGTGCAAAGTGGTACTTAAGAAGTTCAATGAGTTTCAAGAGTCTTCTTCAAGTAATGAATACTTGAAGGAACGCTTGAATGAGGGGTTGAAACTGAAGTGGAGGACTGCTGGGGAAGTTAACTTTAAATTTCATAActaa